In Fusarium musae strain F31 chromosome 7, whole genome shotgun sequence, a single window of DNA contains:
- the RAT1 gene encoding 5'-3' exoribonuclease 2 encodes MGIPAAFRWLSSRYPKIISPVIEEQPLTMEDGSTIPVDTTRPNPNGEEFDNLYLDMNGIVHPCSHPEDRPAPKDEEEMMMEVFRYTDRVVNMVRPRKILMIAVDGVAPRAKMNQQRSRRFRSAQEAQEKEKDKQELIKLLKQQNGGNLTAESEETVLKKAFDSNSITPGTPFMDILALSLRYWCQYKLNTDPGWAKLKIIISDATVPGEGEHKIMNFVRSQRASPDHDPNTRHVIYGLDADLIMLGLATHEPHFRVLREDVFFQEQKARLCKLCGQKGHDAQNCRGEEKKKDGEHDEKDKGVALKPFIWLHVAVLREYLEVELSVPNLPFRFDVERAVDDWIFMCCFVGNDFLPHLPALEIREHGIDTLTKIWKDNLPVMGGYVTKDGHIDLERAQVILSGLAKQEDGIFKRRKEQEDRREANFKRRKLQNENSGRGGRQGGPAHPKKINGLENPANVLLQPITSFSGPNEQRLTHDMIVNRSSAPDANVANKSAASVLKAQLQSQKSLSTPKPAEADQDSASALGKRKASTLEDENGSTPDTSNAPTPAAPAEEGPIDDVRLWEDGYADRYYEKKFHKDPQDIEFRHEVARAYVEGLAWVLLYYFQGCPSWEWYYPYHYAPFAADFQDIDKIKISFEKGRISKPFEQLMSVLPAASRHALPEVFHDLMLNPESNIIDFYPEDFEIDLNGKKMAWQGVALLPFIEMPRLLAAVQAKYPELSAADSARNEMGRDVLIFSEAHESLYDDVLTKFYSKKQGDSKFKLNPKKSDGLSGKVEKKEGYVPHEELKYPLERNGMPNLDYDRSVSVYYDMPSVSQTHKSMLLRGVQLPKPALTQSDIQDIRNKANRGGRNGGFGRGGHNRGGYNGPGMSRGPQHDRHQGGYGRSNGHYPPPAASHVPPPPGAPGFGIGVPPPPPPAHYYNHQQYDNRHGGAPGYNNQYRGPPQPPHGASGYQGYGGQSYDRGRGPGGYGSGGYGSRGNYRDGRSYR; translated from the exons ATGGGTATTCCCGCGGCTTTCCGATGGCTTTCTTCCAGATATCCTAAGATTATCTCACCGGTAATTGAGGAGCAGCCTCTTACCATGGAAGATGGCTCCACGATTCCTGTCGACACGACTCGCCCGAACCCGAACGGCGAAGAATTTGATAACCTGTATCTCGATATGAACGGCATCGTTCATCCCTGTTCTCACCCTGAAGATCGACCAGCCCCcaaagatgaggaggaaatgatgatggaagtcTTCAGATATACCGACCGCGTGGTGAATATGGTTCGGCCCCGAAAGATACTCATGATTGCAGTTG ATGGTGTTGCACCTCGAGCCAAGATGAACCAGCAACGGTCAAGACGATTCCGTTCCGcacaagaagcccaagagaaggagaaggacaaaCAAGAACTTATCAAACTTCTAAAACAACAGAATGGTGGTAATTTGACTGCCGAAAGTGAAGAGACTGTCCTAAAAAAGGCATTCGACTCAAACTCGATCACACCTGGAACGCCTTTCATGGACATTCTCGCTCTGAGCCTGAGATATTGGTGTCAGTACAAACTCAACACAGATCCCGGTTGGGCGAAACTCAAAATCATCATTTCTGATGCTACTGTTCCCGGAGAGGGAGAGCACAAGATCATGAATTTTGTTCGGTCCCAGCGGGCATCACCAGACCATGACCCCAACACTCGGCATGTGATATATGGTCTTGATGCCGACCTTATCATGCTGGGGCTTGCAACTCATGAGCCTCATTTCCGTGTCCTCCGTGAGGACGTCTTCTTTCAGGAACAGAAGGCTCGTTTGTGTAAGCTCTGTGGCCAGAAAGGACACGATGCCCAGAATTGCCgcggcgaggagaagaagaaagatggcGAACACGACGAGAAGGACAAAGGCGTCGCCCTCAAGCCTTTCATCTGGCTTCATGTCGCTGTATTGCGAGAATACCTCGAAGTTGAGCTTAGCGTCCCTAATTTGCCCTTCCGCTTCGACGTGGAACGTGCTGTTGACGATTGGATCTTCATGTGCTGTTTCGTAGGTAACGATTTCTTACCGCATCTCCCAGCCCTGGAAATTCGAGAGCATGGCATTGATACTCTAACCAAAATCTGGAAAGACAATCTGCCAGTTATGGGTGGCTACGTTACCAAGGACGGGCATATCGATCTTGAAAGAGCGCAGGTGATTCTGAGCGGGTTAGCCAAACAAGAAGATGGTATCTTTAAGCGGCGAAAAGAACAGGAAGACCGGCGCGAGGCCAACTTCAAGCGGAGAAAGCTGCAGAATGAGAACAGCGGCCGAGGTGGACGCCAAGGTGGACCTGCTCATCCTAAGAAGATTAATGGCCTCGAAAACCCTGCCAACGTGCTACTCCAACCCATTACCTCCTTTTCTGGACCGAACGAGCAGAGATTGACTCACGACATGATTGTGAACCGCAGTAGCGCGCCAGATGCGAATGTTGCCAACAAGAGCGCCGCGAGTGTCCTCAAAGCCCAACTCCAGTCGCAGAAGTCACTATCAACCCCGAAACCAGCGGAAGCGGATCAAGATTCTGCTTCCGCTCTTGGAAAACGAAAGGCGTCAACACTTGAAGACGAGAATGGCTCGACTCCTGATACATCCAATGCTCCAACTCCAGCAGCCCCGGCAGAGGAGGGCCCCATCGATGATGTGCGTCTCTGGGAGGACGGCTATGCTGATCGATACTACGAGAAGAAATTCCACAAAGATCCCCAAGACATTGAGTTTCGTCACGAGGTCGCACGCGCATATGTTGAGGGTCTTGCTTGGGTGTTGCTGTACTACTTCCAGGGGTGCCCCTCTTGGGAGTGGTATTACCCATATCATTATGCCCCATTCGCAGCGGACTTTCAAGACATCGACAAAATCAAGATTTCCTTTGAGAAGGGCAGAATATCTAAGCCATTCGAGCAGTTGATGAGTGTCTTGCCGGCTGCATCACGCCATGCCCTCCCTGAGGTTTTCCACGACCTCATGCTTAACCCTGAAAGCAACATCATTGACTTCTATCCGGAGGACTTTGAAATTGATCTCAACGGCAAGAAGATGGCTTGGCAAGGCGTCGCTTTGCTTCCTTTCATTGAGATGCCGCGCCTACTCGCCGCTGTTCAAGCAAAATACCCGGAACTCAGTGCAGCGGATTCAGCACGCAACGAAATGGGTAGAGATGttttgatcttctcagaAGCCCATGAGAGTCTGTACGATGACGTTTTAACCAAGTTCTACTCCAAGAAACAAGGGGACTCCAAATTCAAGTTGAACCCGAAAAAGAGTGACGGCTTGTCgggcaaggtcgagaagaaggagggatATGTCCCGCACGAAGAATTGAAGTACCCTCTTGAGAGAAATGGTATGCCCAATCTCGACTATGATCGATCGGTCAG CGTCTACTACGATATGCCTTCCGTTTCACAAACACACAAGTCGATGCTGCTTCGTGGGGTTCAGCTTCCAAAGCCTGCTCTCACACAAAGCGACATTCAAGATATCCGGAACAAAGCCAACCGTGGAGGCAGGAATGGCGGCTTCGGACGAGGGGGCCACAATCGAGGTGGCTACAATGGCCCTGGGATGTCGCGTGGGCCTCAGCATGACAGGCACCAAGGAGGATATGGTAGGTCCAATGGCCATTACCCTCCGCCGGCCGCTTCTCATGTGCCTCCACCACCAGGAGCCCCTGGATTCGGGATTGGTGTACCACCACCGCCCCCACCAGCTCATTATTACAACCACCAGCAGTACGACAACCGCCACGGCGGTGCTCCAGGCTATAACAACCAATACAGAGGCCCACCGCAACCACCTCACGGTGCTTCTGGTTATCAGGGGTACGGAGGACAATCCTATGATAGAGGACGAGGCCCAGGAGGATACGGCTCAGGAGGCTATGGTTCTCGAGGTAACTA
- a CDS encoding hypothetical protein (EggNog:ENOG41~BUSCO:EOG09261B18), producing the protein MFSIASAPAKQSVGETIDILSGRLSSATLLEDRRAAILGLRSFAKDYPASVASGALRSLIGSLSKDGEDVDTVKVVLETLLMLFNPNEDSPEASEEIALWLADEFTQRQENITLLLDFLETNDFYSRLYSLQLLAAILSARTERTEECIFTAPLGIPRLVSVLDDQRDAIRNEAIILLTYLTPTSIEIQKLVAFENAFERLFAIIEADGALVEGGRTVEDCLILLANLLRSNSSNQALFRESGCMNRLADLLGRVLKPQTDGSEVASWAAAQRNRNVYAFLAVIRLFVVRGSAGTPLNQTAIWKHGLTYHILQLAFSHEAQTQIKAEALITCGDVIRQNAPLQETFAQMMVLAPLAKNDMADGQTSQGEKVFVIDGLLDLTLCLQDLQEFDVRFAAAECLQAYFSHHPAVRLHFLGRAIEGHQSGANESSNVLTVLLQPLVESSDPYRQWFAAVITFHLLHENPEAKSEAMGLTEGDSEDGEEVVTAIQTLSAHVTSGFRRGDDTRVLVGYLMLLLGWLFEDLDAVNDFLAEGSNVQSLIQAVSQPPAIGGGEIVQGLCTMLLGVAYEFSTKDSPIPRATLLSILTARIDRDVYLDRLSKLRSHPFIRDFEVLPQRLDASSPGRLPDVFFDREFVEFFKDNYSRIARAIDREPGMEISVVTNGVQKGVSRELVDSLRSQVEEKQNAVNEIQEKLAVLQGQLGQEQADHRRSKETAALEMQRVKAVNEGLTKHHSEELRKLQGQLASKENDQRKLVAQLQSQYSIKENEYQKQIAQLRSQQTAQENDHQKQLEQVRKAAEAEAEKIRRRTDAEVADLKANISRLEVVLMKSQKEYNTLQLQRKNEIDMQREKYEKLLGPLRQEYEDFKIQSKVQADEKQARFKEELQGLCDRKDAEIDAYREQSQVDLEQQKLKTKEAEEKCQSLEKQLSGGDAGKKDLEAKLKKMESELSAAKKAKDAAEKQLSESKESAKEEARKAREATEKKLQESNEARETTQSELDDLLMVFGDLEEKARLVELGETVSDGEDDDGEEDEDDDDDDDDDGEEDDQESENDDDEKEETKQKPTAKR; encoded by the exons ATGTTCTCTATCGCCAGCGCGCCAGCGAAGCAATCGGTTGGTGAGACCATTGACATTCTAAGCGGTCGCCTCAGTTCGGCAACTTTGCTAGAAGACCGAAGAGCTGCAATTCTGGGTCTTCGTAGCTTCGCCAAAGATTATCCAGCTTCTGTGGCTTCGGGTGCCCTACGAAGTCTAATAGGGAGTCTAAGCAAAGACGGTGAAGATGTCGACACCGTCAAAGTGGTACTCGAGACTTTGTTAATGCTCTTCAACCCTAATGAAGATAGTCCCGAAGCTTCGGAGGAGATCGCCCTATGGTTGGCCGACGAGTTCACTCAACGCCAAGAGAACATCACGTTACTGCTCGATTTCCTCGAAACAAACGATTTCTATTCCCGTCTATATTCTTTACAATTACTAGCCGCCATACTTTCGGCACGTACAGAACGCACTGAGGAATGTATCTTTACTGCTCCCCTCGGTATACCGCGGCTGGTTTCCGTCCTCGATGACCAACGCGACGCTATACGTAACGAAGCTATCATTCTCCTGACCTACCTCACACCAACATCGATCGAAATACAAAAGCTGGTGGCTTTTGAGAACGCTTTTGAGAGATTGTTTGCCATCATCGAAGCCGATGGAGCTCTCGTAGAAGGAGGTCGCACTGTTGAAGACTGCCTGATCCTTTTGGCCAACCTCCTCCGGTCAAACAGCTCAAACCAGGCCCTGTTCCGAGAGTCGGGCTGCATGAACCGTTTGGCCGATTTATTAGGTCGAGTTCTGAAACCTCAAACTGATGGGTCTGAGGTTGCTTCGTGGGCAGCAGCGCAACGAAATCGCAATGTTTATGCTTTCCTCGCCGTTATTCGTCTATTTGTTGTCAGGGGCTCTGCAGGCACTCCATTGAATCAAACAGCTATATGGAAGCATGGTCTTACCTACCATATTCTACAACTGGCCTTCAGCCATGAAGCGCAAACACAAATCAAGGCCGAG GCTCTGATCACTTGTGGTGACGTGATTCGGCAGAATGCACCTCTTCAGGAGACATTTGCTCAGATGATGGTTTTGGCTCCTCTGGCTAAGAATGACATGGCCGATGGACAGACCAGCCAAGGCGAAAAAGTGTTTGTTATCGACGGCTTATTGGACCTGACATTGTGTCTGCAGGACCTCCAAGAATTCGATGTTCGTTTTGCGGCGGCTGAGTGCTTACAAGCTTATTTTTCACATCACCCAGCTGTCAGGCTGCATTTCCTGGGCCGCGCCATTGAAGGACATCAATCTGGAGCCAACGAGTCTTCCAACGTTTTGACAGTTCTTCTGCAGCCTCTAGTTGAGTCCTCGGATCCATACAGGCAATGGTTCGCTGCTGTGATCACCTTCCATCTCTTGCATGAAAACCCGGAGGCCAAGTCAGAAGCCATGGGCTTGACCGAAGGTGATTCGGAAGATGGGGAAGAGGTTGTGACTGCTATCCAGACTCTTTCAGCTCACGTTACGTCAGGCTTTCGTAGAGGCGACGATACGCGGGTTTTGGTCGGTTATCTTATGCTACTCTTGGGCTGGCTTTTTGAGGATCTGGATGCAGTGAACGACTTTCTCGCCGAGGGGAGCAATGTTCAAAGCCTAATTCAAGCTGTTTCACAGCCTCCAGCCATAGGCGGGGGCGAGATCGTTCAGGGACTGTGCACTATGCTGCTTGGTGTTGCTTACGAATTCTCAACAAAAGACTCACCAATCCCAAGAGCAACATTACTCTCCATCTTGACGGCTCGCATAGATCGAGATGTGTACCTAGACCGCCTATCAAAACTTCGCAGCCACCCTTTTATTCGTGATTTCGAAGTATTGCCTCAAAGGCTGGACGCTTCGTCTCCAGGACGACTCCCCGATGTCTTCTTCGACAGGGAATTTgttgagttcttcaaggacaACTACAGCCGAATAGCACGTGCTATTGACAGAGAGCCCGGCATGGAGATCTCTGTCGTCACCAATGGTGTTCAAAAAGGCGTTTCGAGGGAACTGGTAGACTCTCTCAGGAGCCAGGTCGAGGAAAAGCAGAATGCTGTGAACGAGATCCAGGAAAAGCTAGCGGTACTTCAGGGGCAGTTAGGACAGGAACAGGCGGATCATCGCAGATCAAAGGAAACCGCTGCTCTAGAAATGCAACGGGTCAAAGCCGTGAATGAAGGGTTAACAAAGCATCATAGCGAAGAGCTGCG GAAGCTTCAGGGTCAATTGGCGTCTAAGGAGAATGATCAGCGTAAGCTGGTTGCTCAATTACAATCTCAATATTCgatcaaggagaacgagTATCAAAAGCAAATTGCTCAGCTGCGTTCACAGCAAACAGCACAAGAAAACGATCatcagaagcagctcgaACAAGTCCGGAAGGCGGCCGAGGCCGAAGCAGAGAAGATCAGACGGAGGACGGATGCTGAAGTGGCAGATCTCAAAGCGAACATCAGTCGTCTCGAAGTTGTTCTGATGAAG TCCCAAAAGGAGTACAATACACTACAACTGCAACGCAAGAACGAGATAGATATGCAAAGAGAGAAATATGAGAAGCTTCTAGGGCCTCTTCGTCAGGAATACGAAGACTTCAAGATCCAGTCCAAGGTTCAAGCAGATGAGAAACAGGCCAGGTTCAAAGAGGAACTGCAAGGCCTCTGCGATAGAAAAGATGCTGAGATAGATGCTTATCGAGAGCAGAGTCAGGTGGACCTGGAGCAGCAGAAATTGAAGACCAAGGAAGCAGAGGAGAAGTGCCAGAGCCTCGAGAAGCAGCTCAGCGGAGGAGACGCTGGAAAGAAGGACTTGGAGGCTaagctcaagaag ATGGAATCGGAACTGTCAGCTGCCAAAAAAGCAAAGGACGCAGCCGAGAAGCAACTATCAGAATCGAAGGAGTCAGCAAAAGAGGAGGCTAGGAAGGCAAGAGAGGcgactgagaagaagctgcagGAGTCAAATGAGGCTAGAGAGACCACCCAGTCCGAACTTGATGACCTCCTCATGGTGTTTGGCGATTTGGAGGAAAAA GCTCGTctcgttgagcttggagaaaCCGTATCAGAcggcgaggacgatgatggtgaggaagatgaggatgacgacgacgacgatgatgatgatggagaagaagacgaccaAGAGTCTGagaatgacgatgatgaaaaggaagagaCGAAACAGAAGCCGACAGCCAAAagatga
- a CDS encoding hypothetical protein (EggNog:ENOG41), whose translation MSSHESISDEGEWLDLESDEESIPITSFFSTQTFPTVAAMLEDSSKNHGFSFADYVQKLQLDFHGAVKLVNFVRDSVKNGTPLPKEISAKDLEDEKYLQPVLENDALIFSLDEVLENITNDQAAESNDGNLKARNRELEEELEKLRDQFASYRLTVQQTLDKRWGDDTETAATEKKDDSAYYFESYAAHEIHETMLKDTVRTDAYRDFIYNNKHIFKDKVVLDIGCGTGILSMFAAKAGAKQVIAVDKSDIIVKARENIFHNGLSDVITTLQGAIEDVKLPVGQVDIIVSEWMGYCLLYEAMLPSVLYARDRYLKPDGILAPSSATIWIAPIADPEYVSDHISFWRDVYGFDMKTMQEGIYEEARVEAMPQSSVCGEPYPFKVLDLHTVKTEDLQFSAKWSSKLTREVENVDGLLIWFDNFFTTSRSDPVPPAETTPETWDKKDQGGVAFTTGPYGTVTHWKQGLLLAPPEAKSSAKSPQSLSGNIVFAAADDNARALVLRASWTDPEGGSRKHSWQLK comes from the exons ATGTCTAGTCACGAATCTATCTCTGATGAGGGCGAATGGCTCGACCTCGAGTCGGATGAGGAGTCAATCCCCATTACATCCTTCTTCAGCACCCAAACCTTCCCTACTGTTGCCGCTATGCTCGAGGATAGCAGCAAGAATCATGGTTTCAGCTTTGCCGATTATGTCCAAAAGCTTCAGCTTGACTTTCACGGTGCtgtcaagctcgtcaacTTTGTTCGTGATAGTGTAAAGAATGGCACACCATTGCCCAAGGAGATCTCTGCAAAAGACCTCGAAGACGAGAAGTACCTTCAGCCTGTTCTGGAGAACGATGCTCTCATCTTTTCGCTGGACGAAGTATTGGAGAACATTACCAACGACCAAGCAGCTGAATCCAACGATGGAAATCTCAAGGCCCGTAACAGggaactggaggaggagctcgagaagctcagaGATCAATTTGCTAGCTACCGCTTGACGGTTCAGCAGACACTTGATAAGCGATGGGGCGATGATACCGAGACGGCTGcaacagagaagaaggatgactCTGCCTACTATTTCGAGTCTTACGCCGCACATG AAATTCACGAGACCATGCTGAAAGATACCGTGCGAACTGATGCGTACCGTGACTTCATCTACAACAATAAGCACatcttcaaggacaaggtcgTCCTCGATATCGGATGTGGCACTG GTATTTTGAGCATGTTTGCGGCAAAGGCTGGCGCTAAGCAAGTCATTGCTGTTGACAAGTcagacatcatcgtcaaggcTAGGGAGAATATTTTCCACAACGGCCTGTCCGATGTTATCACAACTCTCCAGGGAGCCATTGAGGATGTCAAGCTGCCTGTAGGCCAGGTCGATATCATTGTCAGCGAGTGGATGGGCTACTGTCTTCTCTATGAGGCTATGCTTCCAAGTGTCTTGTACGCTCGAGACCGTTACCTGAAGCCCGATGGTATTCTCGCGCCCAGCTCTGCCACAATCTGGATTGCCCCCATCGCAGACCCCGAGTATGTTTCGGACCACATCTCTTTCTGGAGAGATGTCTACGGCTTTGACATGAAGACTATGCAAGAAGGTATCTACGAAGAGGCCCGTGTCGAGGCCATGCCACAAAGTTCTGTCTGTGGTGAACCCTACCCCTTCAAGGTGCTTGATCTCCATACCGTCAAGACTGAGGATCTTCAGTTCAGCGCCAAGTGGTCGTCAAAACTCACCCGTGAGGTCGAAAATGTTGACGGGCTCCTCATTTGGTTCGACAACTTCTTCACGACATCCAGAAGCGACCCAGTACCCCCTGCCGAGACAACACCAGAGACCTGGGACAAGAAAGACCAGGGAGGCGTAGCGTTCACTACCGGGCCTTATGGCACTGTCACACACTGGAAGCAGGGCCTTCTTCTCGCTCCTCCAGAGGCGAAATCATCTGCCAAGTCGCCCCAGAGTCTCTCAGGAAATATTGTTTTTGCGGCGGCTGACGACAATGCCCGAGCGTTGGTTTTGAGGGCTTCTTGGACCGATCCTGAGGGTGGCTCAAGGAAGCACTCATGGCAGCTGAAATAA
- a CDS encoding hypothetical protein (EggNog:ENOG41), with amino-acid sequence METRVVPGRSFTLRGVVAGLAVGTIICFSNMYFGLQTGWVSIMSMPASLMGFGIFRLLAPHLRFPFSPVENVLLQSVACGMAIMPLGCGFVGVIPALNYLLAQVEQGPINLSTWQLIIWSLGLCYFGVVFAVPLRKQVIIRERLKFPSGFSTAVLISVLHGQGRQSTKDELDAAAKGGFASLVPRDEPLQPDTVGRAATDQEHQQDAGDAVPDKGDWAANIKLLLLCFGGSGLYTLATYFFPILRNLPIFGSVAAHTWLWTFNPSFAYIGQGIIMGTETTLHMLLGAVVGWGILSPLAKSRGWAPGDVDDWEHGSKGWIIWISLAIMLADAIVSLAYVALRGIFASQQVTGIMSSLRQRVQEHGVSGLWRNPSHDYSPLLSRETETAQRRYGADEYAPVQDDNEEDAPPHQRIGPRMVTIGLLASIALCVLTIHLVFGDLVPLYATTIAVLMALVLSIMGVRALGETDLNPVSGISKLAQLFFAFIIPQTHKSSVLINLIAGAVSEAGALQAGDLMQDLKTGHLLGAAPKAQFWGQVIGASVGAVLSAFIYRVYTSVYTIPGDLFQVPTAYVWIFTARLVTGSGLPYRVKEWAIGAAVLFAVATITRTLAIGKRWRPLIPGGIAVAVGMYNVPSFTLARTVGGLFAWYWTHIARRTQTPLIIFASGFILGEGFLSIVNLLLQGLNVPHL; translated from the exons ATGGAGACACGCGTGGTCCCAGGGCGCAGTTTCACGCTGCGAGGCGTTGTAGCTGGTCTCGCTGTTGGCACCATCATCTGCTTCTCCAATATGTACTTCGGCTTGCAGACTGGATGGGTTTCCATCATGTCAATGCCTGCGAGTCTCATGGGCTTTGGCATCTTCCGGCTCCTTGCGCCGCACCTGAGGTTTCCATTTTCTCCCGTTGAGAACGTATTGCTCCAGAGCGTAGCTTGTGGCATGGCTATTATGCCACTGGGCTGCGgctttgttggtgtt ATCCCGGCATTGAACTATCTTTTGGCTCAAGTTGAGCAAGGCCCGATCAATCTGAGTACCTGGCAGCTCATCATCTGGTCTCTGGGACTCTGCTACTTTGGCGTCGTCTTTGCTGTTCCCCT ACGCAAGCAAGTCATCATCCGAGAGCGCCTCAAATTTCCCAGTGGGTTCAGTACGGCCGTACTGATCTCAGTATTGCACGGACAAGGCCGGCAATCGACCAAGGACGAGCTTGACGCTGCTGCTAAGGGTGGCTTTGCAAGTCTCGTTCCTCGTGACGAGCCTCTTCAACCAGACACCGTTGGCCGGGCTGCTACGGACCAGGAGCATCAGCAGGATGCCGGCGATGCCGTGCCGGACAAAGGAGATTGGGCAGCCAATATCAAACTGTTACTTTTGTGTTTTGGCGGCTCTGGGCTTTATACGCTGGCGACATATTTTTTCCCTATACTGCGCAACTTGCCAATCTTTGGTTCTGTCGCAGCTCACACATGGCTGTGGACATTTAACCCCAGCTTCGCTTATATCGGTCAGGGAATCATAATGGGGACCGAAACGACGCTGCATATGCTTCTTGGTGCTGTAGTTGGCTGGGGAATCCTCAGTCCTCTGGCCAAATCTCGGGGGTGGGCGcctggtgatgttgatgattggGAACATGGTAGCAAGGGATGGATCATTTGGATCTCGTTGGCTATTATGCTGGCGGATGCAATTGTCAGCCTTGCTTACGTTGCCCTCCGCGGAATCTTTGCCAGCCAACAGGTTACTGGGATTATGTCTTCCCTACGCCAGAGAGTACAGGAACATGGCGTCTCTGGCTTGTGGAGGAATCCGAGCCATGACTATTCGCCGCTCTTGAGCagagagactgagactgctcAGAGGCGCTATGGAGCTGATGAATATGCCCCTGTCCAAGACGACAATGAGGAGGATGCTCCTCCCCACCAGCGCATCGGGCCCCGTATGGTAACGATCGGCCTTCTTGCTTCGATAGCTCTGTGCGTTCTCACTATTCATTTGGTCTTTGGTGACCTTGTACCGCTCTACGCCACCACCATTGCTGTTCTCATGGCTCTGGTGTTAAGCATCATGGGAGTTAGGGCGCTGGGCGAGACGGATCTGAACCCCGTATCTGGGATTAGCAAACTCGCGCAGCTATTCTTTGCCTTTATCATCCCTCAGACTCACAAGTCCAGTGTCTTGATCAACCTGATCGCCGGTGCTGTA TCCGAAGCTGGTGCTTTGCAAGCTGGCGATCTCATGCAGGACCTCAAAACTGGGCACTTACTGGGAGCAGCTCCGAAAGCCCAATTCTGGGGTCAAGTCATTGGAGCAAGCGTCGGTGCTGTTCTGAGTGCATTCATCTACCGTGTCTACACGAG CGTATATACGATTCCTGGTGATCTCTTCCAGGTACCAACCGCCTACGTCTGGATATTCACTGCAAGGCTCGTCACAGGTTCTGGGCTACCATATCGTGTCAAGGAATGGGCCATTGGAGCTGCGGTTCTATTCGCAGTTGCCACTATCACCAGAACGCTCGCTATCGGTAAAAGATGGCGACCTCTTATTCCTGGTGGCATTGCTGTCGCCGTTG GCATGTATAACGTCCCGTCTTTCACACTGGCTCGAACCGTTGGCGGTCTATTTGCATGGTACTGGACTCATATCGCGCGGCGGACGCAGACCCCTCTAATCATTTTTGCTTCG GGATTCATTCTTGGCGAGGGTTTCCTGAGCATTGTAAACCTCTTGCTGCAAGGCTTGAATGTTCCTCATCTGTGA